A genomic region of Helicoverpa zea isolate HzStark_Cry1AcR chromosome 8, ilHelZeax1.1, whole genome shotgun sequence contains the following coding sequences:
- the LOC124632428 gene encoding uncharacterized protein LOC124632428 isoform X1 yields MDRRLIAVLAVTAHLCSVVLADGPVYDGQGKPINPAPAGNFLTQTVYGFLDFTTTIGNTVMVFSPQSAPPPEPPKTEKSVQENIIETKPPPASVTSVKPEAIKPSKISDKDKTNKPAAPVVVSSAVNVVSSPPKKEIKSPNVPKSAVKEQKQIITKVEVVAGPSKIVESSSPKQSGQKSNKQNSQSNNAKNKKNEGVKSITSVVSSKVEVKQGPPPTIVSSKVSSVVSVKSSKVIEEPAILITNNNIGEPEYDFLSRQPSEFVEETYKVINIRPSKVPGQKPKHGHKNRHQPTPPPEDDDDHPLGLVTTLGGTIVKDGLTTVHETSVIGTFISGKYAQVLNSNSKVLPQSGHRGKISPSPTHRILKTVGPSISKNHRQHLEPTPSISDDDSSFSKTTRRQNNGGGSFKNRHRQQNNAESESHSSPPPVQSKKFKNRNNNSQRNSQSTRFGRPVNTPQLATVSVFSETTTSSFSNRRKSNRNSGHKTTVTPSSNNDSQSKRGFKPRVQPTPVEQVTPAASTSVYKFKLNRAPGSGRWQYKTSPKPKVTIRKLNADDEQQTTPNSNPLLDDTQSNDISPQARSDNDLELSGSQSGPGTLLENDTEDNSIEKPPPVETLKVEISTPADFRDVYYEIATIKSPYTFQVGRVKNTRIITVTSTIEKRIEPTLAINSQSSLNEPLTENILATASPYEKDHNLLDSSIATLPAITLSSDMETPPLETVTETFSTTQHMLKTHILPVVKDVNLTSSLTFIQTYEVTRFVTATKTLPPMDFFQFIPSKTLKEFNSRLDEAGSELHLELDFGDSNEDEDGVPRRVFPPDLDLANIGSDFDLTEIDKYRMHENHLRLKKAHGQNKGNHVTESPNPPTPALTPEQAQQLALLRLLNPAAAAQIPDVVTTSKPVLKYETIYESHVIPVYDGKTTIQSTISRPVATITKTEYEIGTSSLPALPLQTINPLFPQQFSVISTPVVVNTEVTATNSQVLKLTFGAKTVYTTLFTTQVVPTVLTSYVTSSIPVQPTAAPPGYPGYYQPPFAPFPYVG; encoded by the exons ATGGATCGAAGACTAATTGCTGTTTTGGCGGTTACCGCCCATTTAT gtAGTGTAGTATTGGCCGATGGACCAGTCTACGATGGACAAGGAAAGCCGATCAACCCCGCGCCTGCTGGCAACTTCCTAACACAAACCGTCTATGGATTTCTGGACTTCACCACTACAATAGGCAACACTGTCATGGTCTTCTCGCCTCAATCTGCACCACCACCAG AACCACCGAAAACCGAAAAATCTGTGCAAGAAAACATAATCGAAACTAAACCACCTCCAGCATCAGTTACAAGCGTGAAGCCTGAAGCAATCAAACCAAGCAAAATTTCCGATAAAGATAAAACCAACAAGCCCGCCGCTCCTGTAGTTGTATCCAGTGCCGTGAACGTAGTATCATCCCCACCGAAAAAAGAAATCAAATCTCCAAATGTGCCTAAATCTGCtgtaaaagaacaaaaacagaTCATAACAAAAGTTGAAGTAGTAGCAGGACCTTCAAAAATAGTTGAAAGTAGCTCACCTAAGCAATCTGGCCAaaagtcaaacaaacaaaattcacAATCGAATAATGCAAAGAACAAGAAAAATGAGGGAGTAAAATCTATCACTAGTGTCGTGAGCAGCAAAGTTGAAGTAAAACAAGGACCTCCACCAACGATAGTCAGTTCTAAAGTCAGTAGCGTTGTTTCAGTTAAATCCAGCAAAGTTATAGAGGAACctgcaattttaattactaacaaTAACATTGGCGAGCCTGAGTACGACTTCCTGTCACGTCAGCCTTCTGAGTTTGTTGAAGAAACTTACAAGGTTATTAACATCCGTCCGTCAAAGGTGCCTGGCCAAAAACCAAAACATGGGCACAAAAACAGGCACCAGCCAACTCCGCCACCTGAAGATGACGACGATCATCCTCTTGGATTGGTGACAACACTTGGAGGCACCATAGTTAAAGATGGTCTTACAACAGTTCATGAAACTAGTGTTATTGGTACGTTTATATCTGGAAAATATGCTCAAGTGCTGAACAGCAACTCAAAAGTACTCCCACAATCCGGTCATCGAGGAAAAATTTCTCCCAGTCCAACACATAGGATATTAAAGACTGTTGGGCCGTCCATATCTAAAAACCACAGACAGCACTTAGAACCAACTCCTTCAATTAGTGACGACGACAGCAGCTTCAGCAAGACAACACGTAGACAAAACAATGGTGGAGGTTCATTTAAAAATCGCCACAGACAACAAAATAATGCTGAAAGTGAAAGCCATAGCAGCCCACCTCCGGTTCAGAGCAAAAAGTTCAAAAACAGAAACAATAATTCTCAACGGAATTCGCAAAG tacacGGTTTGGTCGACCCGTCAATACGCCTCAACTGGCAACCGTCTCTGTTTTCAGTGAAACAACAACCTCATCCTTTTCTAATAGAAGGAAAAGCAACCGTAACTCAGGACATAAGACTACCGTAACGCCGTCGAGCAACAACGACAGCCAGTCCAAACGCGGATTCAAACCTCGGGTTCAACCCACCCCTGTTGAACAAGTGACTCCAGCCGCTTCAACCAGTGTGTATAAATTTAAGTTGAATCGTGCTCCGGGATCCGGCCGCTGGCAATACAAAACAAGCCCAAAGCCTAAAGTGACCATACGCAAGCTTAACGCTGACGACGAACAACAAACAACGCCTAATTCAAATCCGCTTCTTGACGATACGCAAAGCAATGATATCTCTCCACAAGCAAGGTCTGATAATGATTTAGAACTATCAGGTTCACAGAGTGGTCCTGGTACTCTTCTTGAAAATGACACCGAGGACAACTCTATTGAGAAACCGCCGCCAGTGGAAACTTTGAAAGTTGAAATATCTACTCCCGCTGATTTCCGAGatgtttattatgaaattgcTACGATCAAGTCTCCTTACACATTCCAG gTTGGACGTGTCAAAAACACTCGTATAATCACAGTCACATCTACTATAGAAAAGCGTATAGAACCCACGTTGGCAATCAACTCGCAAAGTTCTCTCAACGAACCGTTGACAGAAAACATATTAGCGACAGCATCACCTTATGAAAAGGATCACAACCTCTTAGACTCAAGTATTGCTACCCTACCTGCCATTACATTATCTTCAGACATGGAAACTCCGCCCCTAGAAACCGTCACCGAAACATTTAGCACCACTCAGCACATGTTGAAAACACATATTCTACCTGTAGTGAAAGACGTTAACTTGACTAGTAGTTTAACTTTCATTCAAACTTATGAAGTCACCAGATTTGTAACAGCAACTAAAACGTTGCCTCCCATGGACTTCTTCCAATTCATACCAAGCAAAACTCTCAAGGAATTCAATAGCCGTTTGGATGAAGCTGGTTCCGAATTACATCTTGAGTTGGACTTTGGCGACAGCAATGAAGATGAAGATGGCGTTCCAAGACGCGTATTCCCACCAGATCTAGACCTCGCCAATATCGGGTCAGACTTTGATCTTACAGAAATTGACAAGTACAGAATGCACGAAAATCACCTGAGATTAAAGAAAGCCCACGGTCAAAACAAAGGAAACCATGTTACTGAATCACCGAACCCACCCACTCCCGCTTTGACACCAGAACAAGCTCAACAATTAGCTCTTTTGAGACTGCTGAACCCAGCGGCCGCCGCTCAAATTCCTGACGTTGTTACTACGTCTAAACCTGTTCTCAAGTACGAAACTATTTATGAATCCCATGTCATTCCCGTATATGACGGTAAAACTACTATTCAAAGTACTATCTCTAGACCAGTGGCCACCATTACCAAAACGGAATACGAGATTGGAACCAGCAGTCTTCCCGCCCTGCCTTTGCAAACGATCAACCCACTGTTCCCACAACAATTCTCCGTTATATCGACGCCAGTAGTCGTGAACACAGAGGTTACAGCTACTAATAGTCAAGTTTTAAAATTAACGTTTGGTGCGAAGACAGTTTACACGACGCTGTTCACCACTCAAGTTGTGCCTACGGTGCTGACGTCGTACGTGACGTCATCGATTCCCGTACAACCAACCGCCGCACCCCCCGGTTACCCCGGGTACTACCAACCGCCATTCGCACCTTTCCCATACGTAGGATAA
- the LOC124632428 gene encoding uncharacterized protein LOC124632428 isoform X3, giving the protein MDRRLIAVLAVTAHLCSVVLADGPVYDGQGKPINPAPAGNFLTQTVYGFLDFTTTIGNTVMVFSPQSAPPPEPPKTEKSVQENIIETKPPPASVTSVKPEAIKPSKISDKDKTNKPAAPVVVSSAVNVVSSPPKKEIKSPNVPKSAVKEQKQIITKVEVVAGPSKIVESSSPKQSGQKSNKQNSQSNNAKNKKNEGVKSITSVVSSKVEVKQGPPPTIVSSKVSSVVSVKSSKVIEEPAILITNNNIGEPEYDFLSRQPSEFVEETYKVINIRPSKVPGQKPKHGHKNRHQPTPPPEDDDDHPLGLVTTLGGTIVKDGLTTVHETSVIGTFISGKYAQVLNSNSKVLPQSGHRGKISPSPTHRILKTVGPSISKNHRQHLEPTPSISDDDSSFSKTTRRQNNGGGSFKNRHRQQNNAESESHSSPPPVQSKKFKNRNNNSQRNSQSTRFGRPVNTPQLATVSVFSETTTSSFSNRRKSNRNSGHKTTVTPSSNNDSQSKRGFKPRVQPTPVEQVTPAASTSSQSGPGTLLENDTEDNSIEKPPPVETLKVEISTPADFRDVYYEIATIKSPYTFQVGRVKNTRIITVTSTIEKRIEPTLAINSQSSLNEPLTENILATASPYEKDHNLLDSSIATLPAITLSSDMETPPLETVTETFSTTQHMLKTHILPVVKDVNLTSSLTFIQTYEVTRFVTATKTLPPMDFFQFIPSKTLKEFNSRLDEAGSELHLELDFGDSNEDEDGVPRRVFPPDLDLANIGSDFDLTEIDKYRMHENHLRLKKAHGQNKGNHVTESPNPPTPALTPEQAQQLALLRLLNPAAAAQIPDVVTTSKPVLKYETIYESHVIPVYDGKTTIQSTISRPVATITKTEYEIGTSSLPALPLQTINPLFPQQFSVISTPVVVNTEVTATNSQVLKLTFGAKTVYTTLFTTQVVPTVLTSYVTSSIPVQPTAAPPGYPGYYQPPFAPFPYVG; this is encoded by the exons ATGGATCGAAGACTAATTGCTGTTTTGGCGGTTACCGCCCATTTAT gtAGTGTAGTATTGGCCGATGGACCAGTCTACGATGGACAAGGAAAGCCGATCAACCCCGCGCCTGCTGGCAACTTCCTAACACAAACCGTCTATGGATTTCTGGACTTCACCACTACAATAGGCAACACTGTCATGGTCTTCTCGCCTCAATCTGCACCACCACCAG AACCACCGAAAACCGAAAAATCTGTGCAAGAAAACATAATCGAAACTAAACCACCTCCAGCATCAGTTACAAGCGTGAAGCCTGAAGCAATCAAACCAAGCAAAATTTCCGATAAAGATAAAACCAACAAGCCCGCCGCTCCTGTAGTTGTATCCAGTGCCGTGAACGTAGTATCATCCCCACCGAAAAAAGAAATCAAATCTCCAAATGTGCCTAAATCTGCtgtaaaagaacaaaaacagaTCATAACAAAAGTTGAAGTAGTAGCAGGACCTTCAAAAATAGTTGAAAGTAGCTCACCTAAGCAATCTGGCCAaaagtcaaacaaacaaaattcacAATCGAATAATGCAAAGAACAAGAAAAATGAGGGAGTAAAATCTATCACTAGTGTCGTGAGCAGCAAAGTTGAAGTAAAACAAGGACCTCCACCAACGATAGTCAGTTCTAAAGTCAGTAGCGTTGTTTCAGTTAAATCCAGCAAAGTTATAGAGGAACctgcaattttaattactaacaaTAACATTGGCGAGCCTGAGTACGACTTCCTGTCACGTCAGCCTTCTGAGTTTGTTGAAGAAACTTACAAGGTTATTAACATCCGTCCGTCAAAGGTGCCTGGCCAAAAACCAAAACATGGGCACAAAAACAGGCACCAGCCAACTCCGCCACCTGAAGATGACGACGATCATCCTCTTGGATTGGTGACAACACTTGGAGGCACCATAGTTAAAGATGGTCTTACAACAGTTCATGAAACTAGTGTTATTGGTACGTTTATATCTGGAAAATATGCTCAAGTGCTGAACAGCAACTCAAAAGTACTCCCACAATCCGGTCATCGAGGAAAAATTTCTCCCAGTCCAACACATAGGATATTAAAGACTGTTGGGCCGTCCATATCTAAAAACCACAGACAGCACTTAGAACCAACTCCTTCAATTAGTGACGACGACAGCAGCTTCAGCAAGACAACACGTAGACAAAACAATGGTGGAGGTTCATTTAAAAATCGCCACAGACAACAAAATAATGCTGAAAGTGAAAGCCATAGCAGCCCACCTCCGGTTCAGAGCAAAAAGTTCAAAAACAGAAACAATAATTCTCAACGGAATTCGCAAAG tacacGGTTTGGTCGACCCGTCAATACGCCTCAACTGGCAACCGTCTCTGTTTTCAGTGAAACAACAACCTCATCCTTTTCTAATAGAAGGAAAAGCAACCGTAACTCAGGACATAAGACTACCGTAACGCCGTCGAGCAACAACGACAGCCAGTCCAAACGCGGATTCAAACCTCGGGTTCAACCCACCCCTGTTGAACAAGTGACTCCAGCCGCTTCAACCA GTTCACAGAGTGGTCCTGGTACTCTTCTTGAAAATGACACCGAGGACAACTCTATTGAGAAACCGCCGCCAGTGGAAACTTTGAAAGTTGAAATATCTACTCCCGCTGATTTCCGAGatgtttattatgaaattgcTACGATCAAGTCTCCTTACACATTCCAG gTTGGACGTGTCAAAAACACTCGTATAATCACAGTCACATCTACTATAGAAAAGCGTATAGAACCCACGTTGGCAATCAACTCGCAAAGTTCTCTCAACGAACCGTTGACAGAAAACATATTAGCGACAGCATCACCTTATGAAAAGGATCACAACCTCTTAGACTCAAGTATTGCTACCCTACCTGCCATTACATTATCTTCAGACATGGAAACTCCGCCCCTAGAAACCGTCACCGAAACATTTAGCACCACTCAGCACATGTTGAAAACACATATTCTACCTGTAGTGAAAGACGTTAACTTGACTAGTAGTTTAACTTTCATTCAAACTTATGAAGTCACCAGATTTGTAACAGCAACTAAAACGTTGCCTCCCATGGACTTCTTCCAATTCATACCAAGCAAAACTCTCAAGGAATTCAATAGCCGTTTGGATGAAGCTGGTTCCGAATTACATCTTGAGTTGGACTTTGGCGACAGCAATGAAGATGAAGATGGCGTTCCAAGACGCGTATTCCCACCAGATCTAGACCTCGCCAATATCGGGTCAGACTTTGATCTTACAGAAATTGACAAGTACAGAATGCACGAAAATCACCTGAGATTAAAGAAAGCCCACGGTCAAAACAAAGGAAACCATGTTACTGAATCACCGAACCCACCCACTCCCGCTTTGACACCAGAACAAGCTCAACAATTAGCTCTTTTGAGACTGCTGAACCCAGCGGCCGCCGCTCAAATTCCTGACGTTGTTACTACGTCTAAACCTGTTCTCAAGTACGAAACTATTTATGAATCCCATGTCATTCCCGTATATGACGGTAAAACTACTATTCAAAGTACTATCTCTAGACCAGTGGCCACCATTACCAAAACGGAATACGAGATTGGAACCAGCAGTCTTCCCGCCCTGCCTTTGCAAACGATCAACCCACTGTTCCCACAACAATTCTCCGTTATATCGACGCCAGTAGTCGTGAACACAGAGGTTACAGCTACTAATAGTCAAGTTTTAAAATTAACGTTTGGTGCGAAGACAGTTTACACGACGCTGTTCACCACTCAAGTTGTGCCTACGGTGCTGACGTCGTACGTGACGTCATCGATTCCCGTACAACCAACCGCCGCACCCCCCGGTTACCCCGGGTACTACCAACCGCCATTCGCACCTTTCCCATACGTAGGATAA
- the LOC124632428 gene encoding uncharacterized protein LOC124632428 isoform X2, giving the protein MDRRLIAVLAVTAHLCSVVLADGPVYDGQGKPINPAPAGNFLTQTVYGFLDFTTTIGNTVMVFSPQSAPPPEPPKTEKSVQENIIETKPPPASVTSVKPEAIKPSKISDKDKTNKPAAPVVVSSAVNVVSSPPKKEIKSPNVPKSAVKEQKQIITKVEVVAGPSKIVESSSPKQSGQKSNKQNSQSNNAKNKKNEGVKSITSVVSSKVEVKQGPPPTIVSSKVSSVVSVKSSKVIEEPAILITNNNIGEPEYDFLSRQPSEFVEETYKVINIRPSKVPGQKPKHGHKNRHQPTPPPEDDDDHPLGLVTTLGGTIVKDGLTTVHETSVIGTFISGKYAQVLNSNSKVLPQSGHRGKISPSPTHRILKTVGPSISKNHRQHLEPTPSISDDDSSFSKTTRRQNNGGGSFKNRHRQQNNAESESHSSPPPVQSKKFKNRNNNSQRNSQSETTTSSFSNRRKSNRNSGHKTTVTPSSNNDSQSKRGFKPRVQPTPVEQVTPAASTSVYKFKLNRAPGSGRWQYKTSPKPKVTIRKLNADDEQQTTPNSNPLLDDTQSNDISPQARSDNDLELSGSQSGPGTLLENDTEDNSIEKPPPVETLKVEISTPADFRDVYYEIATIKSPYTFQVGRVKNTRIITVTSTIEKRIEPTLAINSQSSLNEPLTENILATASPYEKDHNLLDSSIATLPAITLSSDMETPPLETVTETFSTTQHMLKTHILPVVKDVNLTSSLTFIQTYEVTRFVTATKTLPPMDFFQFIPSKTLKEFNSRLDEAGSELHLELDFGDSNEDEDGVPRRVFPPDLDLANIGSDFDLTEIDKYRMHENHLRLKKAHGQNKGNHVTESPNPPTPALTPEQAQQLALLRLLNPAAAAQIPDVVTTSKPVLKYETIYESHVIPVYDGKTTIQSTISRPVATITKTEYEIGTSSLPALPLQTINPLFPQQFSVISTPVVVNTEVTATNSQVLKLTFGAKTVYTTLFTTQVVPTVLTSYVTSSIPVQPTAAPPGYPGYYQPPFAPFPYVG; this is encoded by the exons ATGGATCGAAGACTAATTGCTGTTTTGGCGGTTACCGCCCATTTAT gtAGTGTAGTATTGGCCGATGGACCAGTCTACGATGGACAAGGAAAGCCGATCAACCCCGCGCCTGCTGGCAACTTCCTAACACAAACCGTCTATGGATTTCTGGACTTCACCACTACAATAGGCAACACTGTCATGGTCTTCTCGCCTCAATCTGCACCACCACCAG AACCACCGAAAACCGAAAAATCTGTGCAAGAAAACATAATCGAAACTAAACCACCTCCAGCATCAGTTACAAGCGTGAAGCCTGAAGCAATCAAACCAAGCAAAATTTCCGATAAAGATAAAACCAACAAGCCCGCCGCTCCTGTAGTTGTATCCAGTGCCGTGAACGTAGTATCATCCCCACCGAAAAAAGAAATCAAATCTCCAAATGTGCCTAAATCTGCtgtaaaagaacaaaaacagaTCATAACAAAAGTTGAAGTAGTAGCAGGACCTTCAAAAATAGTTGAAAGTAGCTCACCTAAGCAATCTGGCCAaaagtcaaacaaacaaaattcacAATCGAATAATGCAAAGAACAAGAAAAATGAGGGAGTAAAATCTATCACTAGTGTCGTGAGCAGCAAAGTTGAAGTAAAACAAGGACCTCCACCAACGATAGTCAGTTCTAAAGTCAGTAGCGTTGTTTCAGTTAAATCCAGCAAAGTTATAGAGGAACctgcaattttaattactaacaaTAACATTGGCGAGCCTGAGTACGACTTCCTGTCACGTCAGCCTTCTGAGTTTGTTGAAGAAACTTACAAGGTTATTAACATCCGTCCGTCAAAGGTGCCTGGCCAAAAACCAAAACATGGGCACAAAAACAGGCACCAGCCAACTCCGCCACCTGAAGATGACGACGATCATCCTCTTGGATTGGTGACAACACTTGGAGGCACCATAGTTAAAGATGGTCTTACAACAGTTCATGAAACTAGTGTTATTGGTACGTTTATATCTGGAAAATATGCTCAAGTGCTGAACAGCAACTCAAAAGTACTCCCACAATCCGGTCATCGAGGAAAAATTTCTCCCAGTCCAACACATAGGATATTAAAGACTGTTGGGCCGTCCATATCTAAAAACCACAGACAGCACTTAGAACCAACTCCTTCAATTAGTGACGACGACAGCAGCTTCAGCAAGACAACACGTAGACAAAACAATGGTGGAGGTTCATTTAAAAATCGCCACAGACAACAAAATAATGCTGAAAGTGAAAGCCATAGCAGCCCACCTCCGGTTCAGAGCAAAAAGTTCAAAAACAGAAACAATAATTCTCAACGGAATTCGCAAAG TGAAACAACAACCTCATCCTTTTCTAATAGAAGGAAAAGCAACCGTAACTCAGGACATAAGACTACCGTAACGCCGTCGAGCAACAACGACAGCCAGTCCAAACGCGGATTCAAACCTCGGGTTCAACCCACCCCTGTTGAACAAGTGACTCCAGCCGCTTCAACCAGTGTGTATAAATTTAAGTTGAATCGTGCTCCGGGATCCGGCCGCTGGCAATACAAAACAAGCCCAAAGCCTAAAGTGACCATACGCAAGCTTAACGCTGACGACGAACAACAAACAACGCCTAATTCAAATCCGCTTCTTGACGATACGCAAAGCAATGATATCTCTCCACAAGCAAGGTCTGATAATGATTTAGAACTATCAGGTTCACAGAGTGGTCCTGGTACTCTTCTTGAAAATGACACCGAGGACAACTCTATTGAGAAACCGCCGCCAGTGGAAACTTTGAAAGTTGAAATATCTACTCCCGCTGATTTCCGAGatgtttattatgaaattgcTACGATCAAGTCTCCTTACACATTCCAG gTTGGACGTGTCAAAAACACTCGTATAATCACAGTCACATCTACTATAGAAAAGCGTATAGAACCCACGTTGGCAATCAACTCGCAAAGTTCTCTCAACGAACCGTTGACAGAAAACATATTAGCGACAGCATCACCTTATGAAAAGGATCACAACCTCTTAGACTCAAGTATTGCTACCCTACCTGCCATTACATTATCTTCAGACATGGAAACTCCGCCCCTAGAAACCGTCACCGAAACATTTAGCACCACTCAGCACATGTTGAAAACACATATTCTACCTGTAGTGAAAGACGTTAACTTGACTAGTAGTTTAACTTTCATTCAAACTTATGAAGTCACCAGATTTGTAACAGCAACTAAAACGTTGCCTCCCATGGACTTCTTCCAATTCATACCAAGCAAAACTCTCAAGGAATTCAATAGCCGTTTGGATGAAGCTGGTTCCGAATTACATCTTGAGTTGGACTTTGGCGACAGCAATGAAGATGAAGATGGCGTTCCAAGACGCGTATTCCCACCAGATCTAGACCTCGCCAATATCGGGTCAGACTTTGATCTTACAGAAATTGACAAGTACAGAATGCACGAAAATCACCTGAGATTAAAGAAAGCCCACGGTCAAAACAAAGGAAACCATGTTACTGAATCACCGAACCCACCCACTCCCGCTTTGACACCAGAACAAGCTCAACAATTAGCTCTTTTGAGACTGCTGAACCCAGCGGCCGCCGCTCAAATTCCTGACGTTGTTACTACGTCTAAACCTGTTCTCAAGTACGAAACTATTTATGAATCCCATGTCATTCCCGTATATGACGGTAAAACTACTATTCAAAGTACTATCTCTAGACCAGTGGCCACCATTACCAAAACGGAATACGAGATTGGAACCAGCAGTCTTCCCGCCCTGCCTTTGCAAACGATCAACCCACTGTTCCCACAACAATTCTCCGTTATATCGACGCCAGTAGTCGTGAACACAGAGGTTACAGCTACTAATAGTCAAGTTTTAAAATTAACGTTTGGTGCGAAGACAGTTTACACGACGCTGTTCACCACTCAAGTTGTGCCTACGGTGCTGACGTCGTACGTGACGTCATCGATTCCCGTACAACCAACCGCCGCACCCCCCGGTTACCCCGGGTACTACCAACCGCCATTCGCACCTTTCCCATACGTAGGATAA